The Methanothrix sp. region GCATCCTCGAACGGGATCCCGGCTCCGGTCTCCTTGACGATTATCGGCAGCCTGAACCTCGCCTCCTTCAGAGATTCGAGAACGCCTGCCGCGTTCTTCTCGCCCTCTGGCTGTACTGATTCCTGGAGGAAGTTGAGATGAACAGCTACCGCATCTGCATCCACCATCTCCGCAACCCTGTCCAGGACCTCAGGACCGTATCTGCGCAGCTGGACCGCCCCTATGTTCCCCACCACAGGCACATCGGGAGCGAGCTCTCTAACTACTGAGAATGTGTCCTCAAGATCAGGATGCTCAAGCGCGGCACGCTGCGATCCGACCCCGATCGCGATGCCGGTCTCCTGAGCCGCGATGGCGAGGTTCGCGTTGATCTCCCTGGCATCAGGATGGCCCCCGGTCATCGCACTGATCATCAGCGGCGCGGAGAGCCTCCTGTTGAGAAACATGCATTCTGTGCTCACATCAGACTCATCGATCTCAGGCAGGGCTCTGTGCAGCAGGATCAGATCATCAAATGCTCTGTGTTTTGAGATCACCCGCTTCTCCAGGCATATCTCTATGTGCTCAAGCTTCCTGCGGACCGTCTCCATGCTCTCTACCTGTGATCAGTGTGCCGAGACGCTCTCCCGATAGCGCCCTTCTGACATTTCCGGACACGCCGGCGTTGAAGATCCTGGAGTCTATACCGATCTCAGCGAGCCTCACAAGCTCCGCGAGCTTCCCGCGCATGCCTCCAGTCACATCAACTCCTTTTGCAGGCAG contains the following coding sequences:
- the fni gene encoding type 2 isopentenyl-diphosphate Delta-isomerase — its product is METVRRKLEHIEICLEKRVISKHRAFDDLILLHRALPEIDESDVSTECMFLNRRLSAPLMISAMTGGHPDAREINANLAIAAQETGIAIGVGSQRAALEHPDLEDTFSVVRELAPDVPVVGNIGAVQLRRYGPEVLDRVAEMVDADAVAVHLNFLQESVQPEGEKNAAGVLESLKEARFRLPIIVKETGAGIPFEDARMLVDSGIKIIDVAGAGGTSWSMVEAYRAELRGDAESKEIGMLFAEWGIPTPVSVIECSRAGAQVISSGGVRSGIDVARSIALGAFMAGAALPLLAPATKGSAAVVSVLQRFVRELRISMFLTGSRSIQELGRVPMIITGRTREILEQRGIDTKIFSSKR